The Labilibaculum sp. sequence CACAGCGGGTTTTGGAAAAATATATTTTGGAATTGCCTGGACTTGAGCTCAAAGGGAAATGCAGCGATGCTATTGAGGCAATGGAAGTTTTGCAGGAGCAAGAGGTCGACCTTATTTTTCTGGATATTAATATGCCTCGTTTGAGCGGAATTAATTTTCTGAAAACCTATAAAAATCCACCAATGGTAGTGATAACTACAGCTTACACAGAGTATGCTTTGGAGAGTTATGAGCTGAATGTATTGGATTATCTGAAAAAGCCTTTTTCATTTGAGCGATTTTTACAAGCAGTTCAAAAGGCAGAGGAAAGATTGAAGGGTGTTTCTGAACCGCAGGAAGCAGATAAGGACGAACGGGAATTTATTTTTGTTAAGGCAAATAAGAAAACCATTAATATCAGTCTCGACTCAATTTTATATGTTGAAGCTTTGGGCGATTACGTTAAGATTTTTACAAAGGAAGGACATGTTGTAACTTATCAATCACTGAAA is a genomic window containing:
- a CDS encoding LytTR family DNA-binding domain-containing protein, with translation MKLKCLIVDDEPLAQRVLEKYILELPGLELKGKCSDAIEAMEVLQEQEVDLIFLDINMPRLSGINFLKTYKNPPMVVITTAYTEYALESYELNVLDYLKKPFSFERFLQAVQKAEERLKGVSEPQEADKDEREFIFVKANKKTINISLDSILYVEALGDYVKIFTKEGHVVTYQSLKGIERLLPSHKFYRIHKSYIVSLSKIKSIEGNMVHMEKSTIPIGNNYKQSFFQRIHPA